The following nucleotide sequence is from Streptomyces sp. HUAS CB01.
ATCAGGGAGCCGGATGCTCCGTACAGGGCTGCTGCTCTCATCGCGTTCCCTTCGCACCACCGGTCGTGGCTCGAAGGTCACCAGAACACCGGACTTTGTAAAGGATCTTGTTCGGGTGTCGCGCCCAATGACCCTTTTGCGGCACGCGTAATGTTTCACACGTCAGGCGTCACACGTCCGTTGTCCGTCGTCGGTGCCGGGTGCCGGGCGGCCGGTGCCGTGCTCAGGCGTGCCGGGCCGGCCGCCGTCGGTGGTCGAGCGCGGCGTGCAGCGCGGGGACGCCTACCGGCACGTCTCGTGGACGAGCATCACGTACGGGGACCGGTCCGCACAGCTCCAGGAGATCCGTGCCGTCGACCGGGAGCGTCAGGGCCGCTGCTCGTTCTCCGTGTCACTCGAGCGAAGTTCGCATGCACGGCGTGCGCCTTCGCGGCCGACGCAGTCCACGTTGGCGCGACGAACGTTCCCAACAGGACCGGGCTGGTCCGCTGCGACGCCGCCCAGCCACGACCGCAGGAGACCCCGCGCGTCTACCCGTGGGTGGAGCCACGATGCGGACCAGTGGACCGGTGCGTCCGGTGCCACGTGCTGTCGTGCCGCGGCCCCCGCAGGAGCGGCCGTCAGGTCGAACCGCCTCCACCGCAGCCGGACCCTCCGCCGCAGCTCGACCCACCGCCCGAACCGCCCCCGCAACTCGAGCCACCGCCGGACGATCCGCCGCAGCCGGAGCTGCAACCACCGGCCGAGCCGCAGGAACTGCCACCGGCCCCGCCGCAGCCTCCGCCGCCCGCACCGCCCGAGTCACCGGTCGAGGCCGCGCACCACACGGCGAGGGGGACGTACGCAGCGGTGTCGGCCGTACCGCTGTGGCCGCCACCGGCACGGGTACCGGTGCGGGAGGGCCGCCCCCGGCCGGCGGTGCGCACCAGCCGGGCCGCCGCGATCAACTGCTCCTGGAGCACGGGGTCGGGCACGGCGCGCAGTCCGCCGAACGTCACCAGATGGCCGGCGTCGGTGCGGTGGACGTGCGCGGCCCGGTAGTCCGCCGCCGCACGGTGTCCGGCCGCGGTGACCCGGCTGCGGGCCCGGGACGAGCAGACCGCCGCGACGACCACGCCCGCGAAGCACGCGGGAAGGACCTTGACGACGAACGGGAAGGGCATGTCGGCGAAGCCCTCGTGGAACGCGTACTGCATGAAGGTGGCGACGAAGGAGACCGGCAGCAGCACCAGCGACAGCACGACCTGCCGGGTCGCCCACTTCCTCCAGCGCCGGACGTCGCCGGGTGCGACCATCAGTCCCCGCGCCGCGAGTCCGTCGCCGATCTCCTGTACGGCGGGATTGCGCATCACCGCGAGCCGGAGTTGGTCCAGGGCGCCGCTCGGCGCACGGGTCAGCTCGTCCAGGATCGCGCGTTCGACGTGGTCGCGGGCGACGGGCTGACGGACGGCGACGATGCCCGGCCCTCCGACCATCAGCCGCCCGTCCGTCACCATCGCGGTCAGCGCGGCGTCGACGGCCCTGGCCGGCCCGCCGTTGAGGAACGCGGCCTCCGTGAGGTCGTGCACCGGACCACCGGGGCCGTGCCCGCGCCGCGCCCGTGCCAACCCTTTGACCAGCACGGCCGAGGAGACGCCCACGGCGAGGTACGCGGCGACGGCGAGTACGTTCATCAGCATCCGGGTTCACCCCCTGACGAGCGCGGCACGGGCCGCGCGGACGAAGCGGGTGGCGCGGCGCGGTGGGCGGGGCGCCGCCCGGTCCTGCCACCAGTGGGTGAGCCGCCGGCGTGCGACCGGGTCCTCCGGCCGCCCCGCGACGAGCAGGTGCTCGGCGAAGTCCAGCGCGTCCCGGCGGTAACCGTCCTGCATCGGGCGGGACTTGGCGTAGTCGAGGTACGCGGGCCGGTAGCCGGCGCCGAGGATCTCCGGCAGCTCGGGCGCCACCTTGGCGACCACGTCGGCCCGCTTGGCGGCCAGTGCCCGGATCTGCACCCTCAGGCGCCGGGCGTCGAAACCCTCCGGCGCGGGCGTCCCCGCGACCAGTGCGGACAGCAACGCGGCCTGGGCGAGCCCGAGCCGCTGGCGCGCGGGCAGCTCGGGGCCCTGGCCCGGTGCCGAGGGGGCTGCGGGGGACGGGGCGGCGGGCGCCGGCACGGCAGGGCGCGCCGACTCGTGTGCCGTCGCAGGCGCAGGCGCAGGCGCAGGCGCAGGCGCAGGCGCCGAGACCGTTGCCGTCGCCGAGACTGTCGCCGCCTCGGACACCGTCACCGCCTCGGACACCGTCCCGTTCCCGGGCGTCGCGGGCGCCACGTCTGCCTCGCGCACCACGTCCGTACCCGTTCCCCGGGTGCCCCGCGCCTGAGCAGCGGGCGTTCGCCGCACGGGGGCGGCGACGGTCGCGCGGATCGTCTCCAGTTCCGCCGCCAGCTCCTCCTCGGGCGGGAAGTCGTCGTCGCGCTCCAGCAGCACGCCGGGCGGATCGGTGCGCGAGCGCAGCTCGGCGAGGATGTCGAGCACCGCCCGCGGCACGGGGTGGGCGTGGGTGTCGTGCCAGACGCCGTCCCGCTCCAGACCGCCGGCGACATGGACGTACGCGATCGCCTCGACGGGCAGTTCGTCGAGGGCCCTGACCGGGTCCTCGCCGCGGTTGACGTGGTTGGTGTGCAGATTGGCGACGTCGATCAGCAGCCGCACCCCGGTGCGCTCGACGAGCTCCGCCAGGAACTGGCCCTCCGTCATCTCCTCGCCGGGCCAGGAGATCAGGGCGGCGATGTTCTCCAGGGCGAGCGGCACCGGCAGACTGTCCTGGGCGATGCGGACGTTCTCGCAGAGGACGTCCAGCGCGTCCCGGGTGCGCGGTACGGGAAGCAGGTGCCCGGCCTCGAGCCCGGGCGAGGCGGTGAGGGCGCCGCCGGCGCGGACGAACGCGATGTGCTCGGTGACGAGCGGCGCCCCCAGGGCCTCGACGCGTCCGGCCAGATCGGCCAGCCGGCGCGCGTCCGGCCGTTCCGCCCCGCCGAGCCCGAGTGAGACGCCGTGCGGGACGACCGTGACGCCCCGCTCCCTCAGCCGCCCGATCGAGTCGGGAAGATGGCCGGGGCAGACGTTCTCCGCGACGACCTCGACCCAGTCGAGACCGGGGAGCCGCTCCACGGCAGCGGCGATCTCCGGGCGCCAGCCGATACCGGTTCCGAGCCTGTCGAGCTGCTTCATGGGTCCCCCTCCTCTGCGTGTGCAGGGGTCATGGCCCCGTGGGACCCTGCCCAATCCAGAGGAGGGGACGTTCAGAGCTTCATTTGAGGTTCCGGCCCCTGGTGCGGGACCCGGTGCCTGCTGCCGGGGCCGCACTGCGGGTGCCGCCCGCCGGGGCGGCCACGGTTCCCGGCGCCGACGCCGGACGCGCGGAAGCCGGGTTCCCGGGCCACCCGGCCCCGGAACCCGGCTCGGTCACGGCGTCAGTTGCTCGCCCCCGGGGCCGGGCGGTTGGTGTTGATCGCCGTCGGCGGCCCGGGCTGGGTGGAGGGACGCGAGGTGGTCTCGGACTGGCCCGACGGCACGGCCGGGGTCGGTGCCGGCGGCAGGTTGCCGTCCGGGGGCGGCGGGCCGGTGGGGCTGGCCGTGGCACCGCCGGCGGCCTCGTTGGCGATCGCGTCGAAGTCGACCATGCCGGTGTTCTCCAGCATCGTGATGTGGTCGAGCACGGTCTGGTTCGCGTCGCTCGCGAGCTGACGTATCAGGGTGTTGCGCGTGGTGTGCCGGACCTGGGCCACCAGGGAGAACACCTTCCCGTGCGCGTTGCGCAGCAGGTTCGCGAACTTGTACTCGTACTCGCGGCCGCTCGCCGCCGACAGCTCTCTCAGCCAGCCCTGCTGCTGCTCGTTGGGCTGGTTCGGCAGCTCCACGCCGAGCTTCGCGGCCACGTCGCGCGCGCGCACGTCGAGGTCGGTGTGGCCGACGACGAGGTGGTCGCCCGCGTCCTTGATCGCCTGGGTCGGGGCGCGCTCGATCGCCTGCTGACCGGCGGGCAGCTCCCACAGGCCGGCCAGCCGCACCTTCACCAGGAAGTCGCGGTCGGTGGCCGACAGCGGACCCCACTGCGTCGCCACGGACGAGGCGTTCAGATTGGCCTGGCCTGTTCCGGACCGGTCGGCGTAGGACCATACGGGGAAAGCGAGTGCGCCCACTGTGGCGACCAGAGCCGCGATGATGAGAGCTGTCCCGTTGACGCGACGCAGCAAGTGTGCCTCCCGATCCGATGTGCGTACCGCGGAATCGCCGGCTACGGAACCCGCGATTCGAACTGCTTGGCAGTACTGGGAGGTACGTATCGGGGAGCGGATGCGTTCAGCCCTGAACGGAAAGTTCTCAATCCCGTACGGGGTGATCGGCGACGACCGTCACGGAGCCGGGGGCGATCTCCGTGAAACCGGCATCCCGGACCGTCGGCAGCCCGCTCGCGGCGAGTTCGGTCCAGCGGTCGTCGGCGGCGGTCCGGACGGCCAGCGGGAAACCGGCGTCACGCCACGCCGTACGTTCGGCCTCGTCCATGTCCCACCACAGCAGTTGGGCCCCGTGCCCGACCTGGGCCATCTCCTTGCCCGTCGACATGCGCAGTTCCGGGTTGAGCCAG
It contains:
- a CDS encoding DUF692 domain-containing protein, whose translation is MKQLDRLGTGIGWRPEIAAAVERLPGLDWVEVVAENVCPGHLPDSIGRLRERGVTVVPHGVSLGLGGAERPDARRLADLAGRVEALGAPLVTEHIAFVRAGGALTASPGLEAGHLLPVPRTRDALDVLCENVRIAQDSLPVPLALENIAALISWPGEEMTEGQFLAELVERTGVRLLIDVANLHTNHVNRGEDPVRALDELPVEAIAYVHVAGGLERDGVWHDTHAHPVPRAVLDILAELRSRTDPPGVLLERDDDFPPEEELAAELETIRATVAAPVRRTPAAQARGTRGTGTDVVREADVAPATPGNGTVSEAVTVSEAATVSATATVSAPAPAPAPAPAPATAHESARPAVPAPAAPSPAAPSAPGQGPELPARQRLGLAQAALLSALVAGTPAPEGFDARRLRVQIRALAAKRADVVAKVAPELPEILGAGYRPAYLDYAKSRPMQDGYRRDALDFAEHLLVAGRPEDPVARRRLTHWWQDRAAPRPPRRATRFVRAARAALVRG
- a CDS encoding TIGR04222 domain-containing membrane protein yields the protein MLMNVLAVAAYLAVGVSSAVLVKGLARARRGHGPGGPVHDLTEAAFLNGGPARAVDAALTAMVTDGRLMVGGPGIVAVRQPVARDHVERAILDELTRAPSGALDQLRLAVMRNPAVQEIGDGLAARGLMVAPGDVRRWRKWATRQVVLSLVLLPVSFVATFMQYAFHEGFADMPFPFVVKVLPACFAGVVVAAVCSSRARSRVTAAGHRAAADYRAAHVHRTDAGHLVTFGGLRAVPDPVLQEQLIAAARLVRTAGRGRPSRTGTRAGGGHSGTADTAAYVPLAVWCAASTGDSGGAGGGGCGGAGGSSCGSAGGCSSGCGGSSGGGSSCGGGSGGGSSCGGGSGCGGGGST
- a CDS encoding DUF4142 domain-containing protein; this encodes MRRVNGTALIIAALVATVGALAFPVWSYADRSGTGQANLNASSVATQWGPLSATDRDFLVKVRLAGLWELPAGQQAIERAPTQAIKDAGDHLVVGHTDLDVRARDVAAKLGVELPNQPNEQQQGWLRELSAASGREYEYKFANLLRNAHGKVFSLVAQVRHTTRNTLIRQLASDANQTVLDHITMLENTGMVDFDAIANEAAGGATASPTGPPPPDGNLPPAPTPAVPSGQSETTSRPSTQPGPPTAINTNRPAPGASN